A window of Sutcliffiella cohnii contains these coding sequences:
- a CDS encoding SA1362 family protein — MKSRTKTIILWTILSLAIIYLISELFTNTRGLLTQLLIIVGAATVFYLVFRHFIAGRIGGGANGSKYKKAVKQSKKKYQAKPAPSTFNMKDRAAVKSKPQKATKPKRKTATHLTVIEGKKGKKKNRAFF, encoded by the coding sequence ATGAAGAGTAGAACAAAAACAATAATCTTATGGACTATATTATCATTAGCAATCATTTATCTTATTTCAGAACTATTCACGAATACAAGAGGACTGCTAACACAATTATTAATAATAGTTGGAGCTGCAACTGTCTTTTATTTAGTGTTCCGTCATTTTATCGCTGGTAGGATAGGCGGCGGAGCAAATGGTTCTAAATATAAAAAAGCGGTGAAGCAATCAAAAAAGAAATACCAAGCGAAGCCTGCACCTTCTACATTTAATATGAAAGATCGTGCAGCAGTAAAGTCGAAACCGCAAAAAGCAACGAAACCAAAAAGAAAAACAGCCACTCACCTTACTGTCATTGAAGGAAAAAAAGGCAAAAAGAAAAATCGAGCATTTTTTTAA